The following coding sequences lie in one Thermodesulforhabdaceae bacterium genomic window:
- a CDS encoding molybdopterin-dependent oxidoreductase — translation MTKTVFSLCFMCTVRCPIKVEVENGQVKWIEGNPYVPGMQGSLCPKGAAATALLNDTERIQGPMVRTGPRGSGEWKRVSWDEALNIVATKLQEIAKTYGGKSIVWGERTNLATHVNKTFMRLLGSPNHFTHDALCKGSVNTACRSLFGYTDPEIGIDYKNTKHIVLYGRNIFEALEVRPVNFLLQAIEEGAKLTYIDPRVTVTATKAHNYFMIRPGTDLAFNYALMHVIIKEKLYDVKFVERWVEGFRELEAFIQPYTPEWAEKETGIPAARIISLARELSQQKPSVIFHFGYRGASHPNEIYFRRSILMLNALMGSIEAKGGLFFKKGPKEAGGQPARKLTEQDGLPKVTEMRFDKVGTEMFPLPDPNHGVPQMLPFAILNEDPYPIKAAIFNRFEPLLSIPDRGLTERAFEKLDFIVTIDIQWSDIAWHSDVVLPESVFLERTDCIQQANGLKPQMFLRRQAVLPRYDTLPAPIIVKRLADRLGFGRFFPYETMEDLVKWQLEGTGFTLEDFDRKGFVAYTDKEIWWDRENGLKLKTPSKKIEFVSSLLEKAGYPSFPPYESVMAPPEGRYRLMVGRCAQHTHVSTQNNPYLNELVPENVLWINRREAERLGISNGDFVEVSSSCGDVCLKAYVTDLIHPEAVFMLHGFGHKARFATRSFDKGAADAVLQENKSDIVGGSPALDDTLVRVRRAYKK, via the coding sequence ATGACAAAGACTGTGTTCAGCTTGTGTTTCATGTGCACTGTGCGTTGTCCCATAAAGGTTGAAGTAGAAAACGGGCAGGTTAAATGGATTGAAGGAAATCCTTACGTGCCCGGTATGCAGGGAAGTTTGTGTCCGAAAGGAGCCGCCGCTACGGCTCTGCTAAACGACACCGAACGTATACAGGGACCCATGGTTCGAACAGGACCCAGAGGGTCAGGAGAATGGAAAAGAGTCTCCTGGGATGAGGCGCTCAACATTGTGGCAACCAAACTTCAGGAAATCGCCAAAACCTACGGGGGAAAAAGCATCGTATGGGGGGAACGCACTAACCTCGCTACCCATGTAAATAAAACCTTCATGCGCCTTCTCGGATCCCCCAATCATTTCACTCACGATGCCCTTTGCAAGGGTTCCGTTAACACCGCCTGCCGCTCCCTCTTTGGTTATACCGATCCCGAAATTGGTATCGATTATAAGAACACAAAGCATATTGTGCTTTACGGTAGAAATATCTTTGAAGCTCTTGAAGTTCGACCTGTAAACTTCCTTCTTCAAGCTATAGAAGAGGGCGCCAAACTTACTTACATTGATCCTCGAGTCACCGTTACAGCCACCAAGGCTCATAATTACTTCATGATTCGTCCCGGAACGGATCTTGCCTTCAACTACGCTTTGATGCACGTTATCATTAAAGAAAAGCTTTACGATGTGAAGTTTGTCGAAAGATGGGTTGAAGGTTTTCGAGAACTTGAAGCCTTCATTCAGCCCTACACACCGGAATGGGCAGAAAAGGAAACGGGCATCCCTGCGGCAAGAATTATCTCTCTTGCTCGCGAACTTTCTCAGCAAAAGCCTTCCGTGATATTCCACTTCGGCTATCGAGGAGCAAGTCATCCTAACGAGATATACTTCCGCCGATCTATCCTCATGCTGAATGCTCTTATGGGCAGCATCGAAGCTAAAGGCGGGCTGTTCTTCAAGAAAGGACCCAAGGAAGCCGGTGGGCAACCTGCAAGAAAACTTACCGAACAGGACGGTTTGCCTAAGGTCACCGAGATGCGTTTTGATAAGGTCGGGACAGAAATGTTTCCTCTTCCAGATCCCAATCATGGAGTGCCTCAGATGCTTCCTTTTGCCATCCTTAACGAAGATCCCTATCCGATCAAAGCAGCTATTTTCAACCGCTTTGAACCTCTGCTTTCTATTCCTGATAGAGGCCTTACAGAGCGAGCCTTTGAGAAACTGGATTTCATCGTAACAATCGATATCCAGTGGAGTGATATAGCATGGCATTCAGATGTGGTGCTTCCTGAGTCGGTCTTTCTTGAAAGAACGGACTGTATCCAGCAGGCTAACGGACTAAAACCCCAGATGTTTCTGCGTCGGCAGGCAGTTCTTCCCCGTTACGACACTCTCCCAGCACCAATCATAGTTAAAAGACTTGCAGACAGACTTGGGTTTGGGCGTTTCTTCCCATACGAAACAATGGAAGACCTTGTGAAGTGGCAGCTTGAAGGAACAGGGTTCACTCTGGAAGACTTCGATCGCAAAGGCTTTGTCGCCTACACGGATAAAGAAATATGGTGGGATCGAGAAAACGGACTTAAGCTGAAGACTCCTTCCAAGAAAATCGAATTTGTTTCTTCTCTTCTTGAAAAAGCCGGTTATCCATCTTTCCCGCCCTATGAATCTGTAATGGCTCCTCCCGAAGGACGTTACAGGCTCATGGTAGGTCGTTGCGCTCAGCACACTCACGTATCCACCCAGAATAATCCATACCTTAACGAGCTTGTTCCGGAAAATGTGCTCTGGATTAACCGTCGCGAAGCTGAACGGCTCGGAATCAGTAATGGAGACTTTGTAGAAGTTTCCTCCTCCTGTGGCGATGTGTGCCTTAAGGCTTATGTGACAGATCTTATTCATCCGGAGGCGGTTTTCATGCTTCACGGTTTTGGACATAAAGCCCGCTTTGCTACTCGAAGCTTCGATAAAGGAGCCGCCGATGCTGTGTTGCAGGAGAATAAATCGGACATTGTGGGTGGTAGCCCCGCTCTCGACGACACACTTGTGAGAGTCCGACGAGCTTACAAAAAGTAG
- a CDS encoding 4Fe-4S dicluster domain-containing protein: MSQYYLMQDAKRCIACRACEVVCKVNKGLPRGPKPCEVVVVGPKFIGGLPRAFFKFMPCFHCEKPWCIAACPTGAMQKREDGIVYVDETLCVGCKACMSACPWGVPQWDPEKRKVVKCDYCMDRLDKGLLPACVTICVTKCLYFGKANEVPSIRRERAAKAAAYFE; encoded by the coding sequence ATGAGCCAGTATTATCTCATGCAAGATGCAAAGCGCTGTATAGCCTGTCGAGCCTGCGAAGTTGTGTGCAAAGTGAATAAGGGGCTTCCGAGAGGTCCCAAGCCCTGCGAAGTTGTCGTGGTGGGACCCAAATTTATCGGCGGCCTCCCCAGGGCTTTCTTCAAGTTTATGCCCTGCTTCCATTGTGAAAAGCCCTGGTGCATTGCAGCCTGCCCCACCGGAGCCATGCAAAAACGGGAAGACGGTATTGTTTATGTGGATGAGACTCTCTGTGTCGGCTGTAAAGCCTGTATGTCCGCCTGTCCCTGGGGAGTGCCTCAGTGGGATCCAGAAAAGCGCAAAGTGGTGAAGTGCGACTACTGCATGGATCGACTGGATAAAGGACTTTTGCCTGCCTGTGTTACGATCTGCGTCACCAAGTGCCTTTATTTTGGAAAGGCAAACGAGGTGCCGTCGATAAGGCGTGAGAGAGCAGCCAAGGCTGCGGCTTACTTTGAGTAA
- a CDS encoding NAD(P)-binding protein, which produces MSDKKTLNIKCEVALTRVEVKSLLDRIAHPRCRMFVEEIIALIDDISWGRAELGHIEALKKLARTIVEEGECDECIRAGMRVLDALDKFAEVFISHIETRNCPTADCTILAPSPCQMACPAGLDIPSYVTLIGMGHDEEAIEIIREDNPFPWVCGLVCTHPCEFVCVRGRIDSPIAIRNLKGFAAERVMAKGGYKNPPKAPPKGKKVAIVGAGPAGLTAAYYLALKGYDVTVIDALPVAGGMMMVGIPRYRLPREVIDREVDMIRELGVEFRLNTRLGRDITIEDLKNEGFEAILIAIGAHGSYKLNIPGEDDFPQVLSAVDFLRKVALGERVKPGRRVAVIGGGNVAIDAARTCIRLGCEKVTMVYRRSRAEMPAHEEEVLQAEEEGVDFLFLTIPVAILGHDGRVEKLRCVRTVLGPPDEKGRRQPVPVEGSEYDLPVDCVITAIGQVVNKEGLTELPDLKWSRRSTIQVNTVTMETSIPGVFSAGDVVTGPATVIEAIGAGKRAAEAIDRYLQGLPQPKRPPVPVRRRRLPFLRTTATQKMRIQRPQMPLLNCDRRKITFQQVELGYAEEDARREAYRCLRCDVCRRCGKCVEVCRDRMKVDALPFGHFDFDHPVETDFRKVAEKCILCGSCAYNCPNDAMQVEEVGGERILSLCGTELNRLKLEYCSECGAPIGPERYHDFVLNRLKDFIDVSPDVRLCIDCARKRSARSHDETAPPVM; this is translated from the coding sequence TTGAGCGATAAGAAAACGCTCAATATTAAATGTGAAGTGGCACTTACCCGCGTTGAAGTAAAATCTCTTCTGGATAGAATTGCTCATCCTAGGTGCCGTATGTTTGTTGAGGAAATCATTGCTCTGATTGATGATATTTCCTGGGGACGGGCAGAACTCGGGCACATAGAGGCTCTGAAAAAGCTCGCTCGCACAATTGTCGAGGAAGGCGAATGTGATGAATGCATCAGAGCCGGCATGAGAGTGCTCGATGCTCTGGATAAATTCGCCGAAGTGTTCATTAGCCATATTGAGACCAGAAATTGCCCTACAGCAGACTGCACCATACTTGCTCCATCTCCATGTCAGATGGCATGCCCTGCCGGGCTCGATATCCCAAGCTATGTGACTCTTATCGGGATGGGACATGACGAGGAAGCAATTGAAATTATCCGTGAAGATAATCCCTTTCCGTGGGTTTGCGGGCTTGTGTGCACTCATCCCTGTGAATTCGTGTGCGTTCGTGGAAGAATCGATTCCCCAATCGCCATAAGAAATCTTAAAGGCTTTGCCGCAGAACGAGTTATGGCTAAAGGGGGTTACAAAAATCCCCCCAAAGCTCCTCCAAAGGGCAAAAAAGTTGCCATTGTGGGTGCTGGTCCTGCAGGTCTTACCGCCGCTTACTACCTGGCTCTCAAAGGATATGATGTGACGGTTATAGATGCTCTTCCCGTTGCAGGGGGCATGATGATGGTTGGTATCCCTCGATACAGGTTGCCTCGTGAGGTAATCGATCGTGAAGTTGATATGATACGGGAGCTGGGTGTTGAATTTCGGTTAAATACCCGCCTTGGACGGGATATAACCATCGAAGACCTGAAAAATGAGGGATTTGAAGCAATCCTTATCGCTATTGGTGCTCATGGTTCTTACAAGTTGAATATCCCCGGTGAAGATGATTTCCCTCAAGTTCTAAGTGCGGTCGATTTTCTCAGGAAGGTAGCCCTTGGTGAACGTGTTAAGCCGGGCAGGAGAGTTGCCGTTATCGGTGGGGGTAACGTTGCCATTGATGCGGCAAGAACCTGTATAAGGCTCGGGTGCGAAAAGGTCACAATGGTTTACAGACGTTCTCGAGCCGAAATGCCGGCTCACGAGGAAGAAGTTCTTCAAGCCGAAGAAGAAGGCGTGGATTTTCTCTTTTTAACCATCCCCGTTGCAATTCTAGGGCATGATGGGCGAGTCGAAAAACTTCGATGCGTCAGAACTGTTCTGGGGCCGCCGGATGAGAAAGGGAGAAGACAGCCTGTGCCTGTTGAAGGAAGTGAATACGATCTTCCCGTTGACTGCGTTATTACCGCCATTGGACAGGTTGTGAACAAAGAAGGGCTTACGGAACTTCCCGATCTTAAATGGTCTCGCCGCAGCACCATTCAGGTGAACACGGTTACCATGGAAACATCCATCCCTGGGGTCTTCTCAGCGGGTGATGTGGTTACTGGTCCCGCAACGGTTATTGAAGCCATAGGTGCGGGCAAAAGAGCCGCTGAAGCTATCGATCGTTATCTTCAGGGGCTTCCACAACCTAAACGTCCGCCTGTGCCGGTCAGGCGTCGGCGCCTTCCTTTCCTTCGCACAACCGCTACTCAAAAGATGCGCATTCAGCGACCTCAGATGCCTCTCCTTAACTGTGACCGCCGTAAAATTACGTTCCAGCAAGTTGAACTGGGTTATGCCGAGGAGGATGCTCGCCGAGAAGCCTACCGTTGCCTGAGGTGCGATGTCTGCAGACGCTGTGGGAAATGTGTAGAAGTGTGTCGAGACCGCATGAAGGTTGATGCTCTTCCCTTCGGGCACTTTGATTTTGACCATCCTGTAGAGACAGATTTCCGTAAAGTGGCTGAGAAATGCATTCTTTGTGGATCCTGCGCTTACAATTGTCCTAACGATGCGATGCAGGTAGAAGAAGTTGGCGGTGAACGGATCTTGAGCCTTTGCGGCACGGAACTTAACAGGCTCAAGCTGGAATACTGCTCCGAATGCGGTGCTCCTATTGGCCCAGAGCGGTATCATGATTTCGTCTTAAATAGGCTTAAGGATTTTATTGATGTATCGCCCGATGTAAGGCTATGTATAGATTGTGCACGAAAGAGATCAGCTAGGAGCCATGACGAAACCGCACCGCCGGTTATGTGA
- the thrS gene encoding threonine--tRNA ligase has protein sequence MSEELIEFESGEQRKSFAPGITAEEVLKSIYSKIDPEWVAARLNGYLVDLNRPLREGGKIEPVSMRSEEGLEILRHSASHVMAEAVKTLFPQARVTIGPAIENGFYYDFDVPEPFSDDDLEKIEAKMREIVASRQPFVRREISKDEAISFFAQAGETYKVEIIEELNEPVVSLYQQGSFVDLCRGPHVPDTGYIKAFKLTSVAGAYWRGDERNPMLQRIYGTAFPDEEGLKKYLAFLEEARRRDHRRLGRELDLFQFSDEVGAGMVIYHPKGAMLRHILEIFEKKEHLRRGYQLVMGPTLLKTELWKRSGHFDNYRENMYFTEIEGQSYGIKPMNCLAHMLIYKSKIRSYRDLPLRYFELGTVHRHEKSGVLHGLLRVRQFTQDDAHILCTPEQLHSEIEGVIDFVIEVMDIFGFSYEMEISTRPEKSIGSDEDWERATTALMEVLQSRGIPYAICEGEGAFYGPKIDVKLKDALERKWQCATIQCDFTLPERFDLTYIGPDGAKHRPVMLHRVILGAMERFIGILIEHYAGAFPVWIAPVQAIILTVTDRHLEYARQVFDVLREKGMRVELDDRNEKLGFKIREAQLQKIPYMLVIGDREMQAGTVAPRRRDGVQLDPMSIEAFCELVDKECLAATKGRLGMRVI, from the coding sequence ATGAGTGAAGAACTTATTGAATTTGAATCAGGAGAGCAAAGGAAGAGTTTTGCTCCGGGCATAACGGCAGAGGAAGTTTTAAAATCTATTTACTCAAAGATTGATCCCGAATGGGTGGCTGCAAGACTAAATGGGTATCTCGTGGATTTGAATCGTCCTCTTAGGGAAGGAGGCAAAATAGAGCCTGTATCTATGCGATCAGAAGAGGGGTTGGAAATCTTAAGGCATAGTGCTTCTCACGTGATGGCTGAAGCTGTTAAGACCCTTTTCCCGCAAGCCAGAGTTACTATTGGACCGGCCATTGAAAATGGCTTTTACTACGACTTTGATGTGCCTGAGCCTTTTTCTGACGATGATCTGGAAAAGATTGAAGCCAAGATGCGAGAAATAGTGGCTTCCAGACAGCCCTTTGTGCGTCGTGAAATTTCTAAGGATGAGGCAATTTCTTTCTTTGCTCAGGCGGGAGAGACTTATAAAGTTGAGATTATCGAAGAATTGAATGAGCCTGTTGTTTCGCTTTATCAACAGGGTAGTTTTGTGGATCTGTGTCGAGGTCCCCATGTTCCTGACACCGGCTATATAAAAGCTTTCAAGCTTACCAGTGTTGCTGGCGCTTACTGGCGTGGTGATGAAAGAAATCCCATGCTTCAGAGAATATACGGCACAGCTTTTCCGGACGAAGAAGGACTGAAAAAGTATCTTGCCTTTCTTGAAGAAGCCAGGAGACGTGATCATAGGCGCCTTGGTCGGGAACTGGATCTTTTTCAGTTCAGTGATGAAGTTGGCGCCGGGATGGTTATTTATCATCCTAAAGGGGCTATGCTTAGACACATTCTTGAGATTTTTGAAAAGAAGGAACATCTTCGAAGAGGCTATCAACTTGTAATGGGTCCTACTCTTCTCAAGACCGAACTCTGGAAGCGCTCAGGACACTTTGATAATTATCGAGAAAACATGTATTTTACGGAAATTGAAGGGCAGTCATATGGCATAAAGCCCATGAACTGCCTTGCTCACATGTTGATTTACAAGTCCAAGATTCGCAGTTACAGAGATCTTCCGCTAAGATATTTTGAACTGGGCACAGTGCATCGTCATGAAAAATCGGGAGTTTTGCACGGACTGTTGCGAGTCCGTCAATTTACTCAAGATGATGCCCATATTCTTTGCACCCCAGAACAGCTTCACAGTGAAATTGAGGGTGTGATAGATTTTGTTATTGAAGTTATGGACATTTTTGGATTTTCTTACGAGATGGAGATCAGCACCAGACCTGAAAAATCCATCGGTTCCGATGAAGACTGGGAGCGAGCCACTACGGCATTGATGGAAGTGCTTCAATCCAGGGGTATCCCTTATGCTATATGCGAAGGGGAGGGAGCCTTTTACGGTCCAAAGATTGATGTAAAACTGAAAGATGCCCTTGAAAGAAAATGGCAATGTGCCACGATACAGTGTGATTTTACATTGCCCGAACGATTTGATCTCACGTATATTGGACCGGATGGGGCAAAACATCGTCCTGTGATGCTTCACAGAGTAATCCTTGGAGCGATGGAGCGTTTCATAGGTATTTTGATAGAGCACTACGCCGGTGCTTTTCCGGTGTGGATCGCTCCTGTTCAGGCAATTATTTTGACCGTAACAGATAGACATTTGGAGTATGCCCGTCAGGTGTTTGATGTTCTAAGAGAAAAGGGTATGAGAGTCGAGCTGGATGATCGAAATGAAAAGCTCGGTTTCAAAATTAGAGAAGCTCAACTTCAGAAAATTCCTTACATGCTTGTTATTGGAGATCGAGAAATGCAGGCGGGAACTGTTGCCCCTCGCCGTCGTGACGGCGTTCAGCTCGATCCCATGAGCATAGAAGCCTTTTGTGAGCTTGTGGATAAGGAGTGTCTTGCCGCTACCAAGGGGCGGCTTGGTATGAGGGTAATTTAG
- the infC gene encoding translation initiation factor IF-3, which yields MEKEVRVNNQIKAKEVRLIGTEGNQLGIVPIEKALELAAAEGLDLVEVAPQADPPVCKIMDYGRYKYQLSKKSQEAKKKQTIIQVKEIKIRPKTDEHDFQTKIRHIKRFLAQKDRAKVTVVLRGREVMYKDQAYQMLQRIEEALKDEAVVESSPKEEGKNVVMVLSPKKE from the coding sequence CTGGAAAAGGAAGTTCGAGTCAATAATCAAATCAAAGCAAAGGAGGTTAGGCTTATAGGAACGGAAGGTAACCAGCTAGGGATCGTTCCTATAGAAAAAGCACTGGAATTAGCGGCAGCAGAGGGTCTTGATCTAGTAGAAGTAGCGCCTCAGGCAGATCCCCCTGTTTGCAAGATCATGGATTATGGGCGGTATAAATACCAGCTCAGCAAAAAAAGCCAGGAAGCCAAGAAAAAACAAACAATTATACAGGTTAAAGAAATTAAAATACGCCCCAAAACTGATGAACACGATTTTCAGACAAAAATTAGACATATCAAACGCTTCCTTGCCCAGAAGGATAGAGCCAAAGTTACGGTTGTTCTTCGAGGTAGGGAAGTGATGTATAAAGATCAGGCTTATCAAATGCTTCAGAGAATCGAAGAAGCTCTTAAAGATGAAGCTGTAGTGGAAAGCTCTCCCAAAGAGGAAGGGAAGAATGTGGTGATGGTTCTGTCACCCAAGAAAGAATAA
- the rpmI gene encoding 50S ribosomal protein L35: protein MPKMKTHRGAAKRFKFTGTGKIKRAKGYKSHLLTGKSRKRKRNLRKKTLVDSVSVKAIKRILPYGS from the coding sequence ATGCCGAAAATGAAAACTCATCGGGGAGCTGCCAAAAGATTTAAGTTTACGGGAACCGGTAAAATTAAGAGAGCAAAGGGTTATAAAAGTCACCTTTTGACCGGAAAAAGTCGGAAGCGGAAGAGAAATCTTAGAAAGAAGACCTTGGTGGATTCTGTAAGCGTGAAAGCTATCAAGAGAATTCTTCCATACGGAAGTTAA
- the rplT gene encoding 50S ribosomal protein L20 — MTRVRKAVKSRRRRKEILKMAKGYRGARGKLLRQASESVDRALKYAYRGRKQKKRDFRKLWIQRINAAARLNGLTYSRLIDGLKKAQVDVDRKVLAGLAYTDPEAFSRLAETAKEALAQG, encoded by the coding sequence ATGACTAGAGTTAGAAAAGCTGTAAAATCGAGAAGGCGAAGAAAAGAAATTCTTAAAATGGCGAAGGGCTACCGGGGAGCTCGAGGTAAGCTCTTGCGACAGGCTTCGGAATCAGTAGATCGAGCTCTTAAGTATGCATACAGAGGAAGGAAACAGAAAAAGCGTGATTTTCGCAAGCTCTGGATCCAGCGCATAAACGCCGCTGCTAGATTGAATGGCTTGACTTATTCCAGGCTTATTGACGGCTTGAAAAAAGCTCAGGTGGATGTAGATAGAAAAGTCCTTGCAGGACTCGCCTACACCGATCCCGAGGCTTTTTCTCGCCTGGCTGAGACGGCAAAGGAAGCTCTTGCACAGGGTTAA
- the pheS gene encoding phenylalanine--tRNA ligase subunit alpha → MDQEGAERLIPEEEEIKRVLNEALDELEKSKNDLRAIDALRVKYLGRKGFITGFFKRLGQVSPEKRPEVGRILNDARDKLEQAITLALEQAKEALLARRETIDVTIPGRIPIIGGLHPVTQVTNEIVQIFTQMGFEVVEGPEVELDYYNFEALNIPKDHPARDMQDTFYISEDVVLRTHTSPIQARVMEKRRPPIQIIAPGKTYRCDSDMTHTPMFHQVEGLMVGKDISFAHLKAVLTLFVHRMFGPHVGLRFRPSFFPFTEPSAEVDIQCVICGGSGCRVCSYTGWLEILGSGMVDPAVFEKVGYDPEEVTGFAFGMGIERIAMLKWSIDDLRLFFENDVRFLRQFA, encoded by the coding sequence ATGGATCAGGAAGGGGCAGAAAGGCTCATACCGGAAGAGGAAGAAATAAAGCGAGTCCTTAATGAGGCTTTGGATGAGCTTGAAAAAAGTAAAAATGATCTCAGGGCTATTGATGCTTTAAGAGTAAAATATCTGGGGCGTAAAGGGTTTATTACCGGCTTCTTCAAGCGACTGGGTCAGGTAAGCCCTGAGAAGAGACCGGAAGTTGGGCGTATTCTTAACGATGCTCGCGATAAGCTGGAACAAGCTATTACCCTTGCCCTTGAGCAAGCAAAAGAAGCACTTCTTGCTCGGCGCGAAACAATAGATGTGACCATTCCGGGAAGGATCCCGATTATCGGTGGACTCCACCCGGTAACCCAGGTAACGAACGAAATCGTCCAGATTTTTACTCAGATGGGGTTTGAAGTAGTTGAAGGACCAGAAGTAGAGCTTGATTACTACAACTTTGAGGCTCTCAATATTCCAAAGGATCATCCGGCTCGAGACATGCAGGATACCTTCTATATTTCTGAAGATGTAGTGCTTCGAACTCACACATCTCCCATCCAGGCTAGAGTAATGGAAAAGCGCCGTCCACCGATTCAAATTATTGCTCCTGGCAAAACCTACCGTTGCGACTCCGATATGACTCACACCCCTATGTTTCACCAGGTAGAAGGCTTGATGGTAGGAAAAGACATTTCCTTTGCCCACCTGAAGGCAGTGCTTACGCTTTTTGTGCACCGTATGTTTGGTCCTCACGTTGGACTCCGCTTTAGACCAAGCTTTTTTCCATTTACCGAGCCCAGCGCCGAAGTGGATATTCAGTGTGTTATTTGTGGTGGAAGCGGTTGTCGAGTATGTTCTTACACTGGCTGGCTTGAAATCCTGGGTTCCGGCATGGTCGATCCAGCCGTCTTTGAAAAGGTGGGTTACGATCCTGAAGAAGTCACAGGGTTTGCCTTTGGTATGGGCATAGAACGTATCGCGATGCTTAAATGGTCTATCGATGATTTGAGGCTGTTTTTTGAAAACGATGTGAGGTTTCTCAGGCAGTTTGCTTAG